In Tuberibacillus sp. Marseille-P3662, the following proteins share a genomic window:
- a CDS encoding tartrate dehydrogenase — MTNTQHFKLAVIPGDGIGKEVIDEGIRVLEFLSAHSNGKFTFETDYFPWGCEYYLKNGKMMANDGLDQIKDHDAIYFGAVGFPGVPDHISLWGLRIAICQSFDQWANIRPVEFLPGVESKLNHPEKDKLNWVLIRENTEGEYSGIGGRNFTGRGAGKEVAVQSSLFTEEGCERVIRYAFETARKRERKKVTSVTKSNAQQYGMVLWDEVFARVSKEYPDVETDQWLVDAMAANFVLHPEELEVVVASNLLADILSDLGSALAGSLGIAASANLNPDRRFPSMFEAVHGSAPDIAGKGIANPIGAIGSAALMLDHLGLKEEAAFVNQAIKDATKSGFLTADIGGSTSTKEMTDSILEQLSNVYEKA; from the coding sequence ATGACAAATACACAGCACTTTAAACTTGCAGTTATACCAGGTGATGGGATTGGAAAAGAAGTGATTGATGAGGGTATTCGTGTGTTAGAATTTCTATCCGCACATTCCAATGGTAAATTCACTTTTGAAACCGATTACTTTCCTTGGGGTTGCGAGTATTATTTAAAAAATGGAAAGATGATGGCAAATGATGGGTTAGATCAAATAAAAGATCATGATGCCATTTATTTCGGAGCAGTCGGCTTTCCAGGTGTTCCCGATCATATCAGTCTATGGGGGTTGAGAATAGCTATTTGTCAAAGCTTTGATCAATGGGCTAATATTCGTCCTGTAGAGTTTTTACCAGGCGTAGAGAGCAAGCTTAATCACCCTGAAAAAGATAAATTAAATTGGGTGTTAATACGTGAAAACACGGAGGGTGAATATTCCGGTATCGGCGGACGAAACTTTACAGGCAGGGGTGCGGGAAAAGAGGTTGCAGTTCAATCTTCCTTATTTACGGAAGAAGGATGTGAACGTGTTATACGATACGCGTTTGAAACAGCTCGAAAAAGGGAGAGAAAAAAAGTAACAAGTGTAACAAAAAGCAACGCCCAGCAATATGGTATGGTGCTTTGGGATGAAGTATTCGCTCGAGTCAGCAAGGAATATCCCGATGTAGAAACAGATCAGTGGCTTGTCGATGCCATGGCAGCTAATTTTGTTCTGCATCCGGAAGAATTAGAAGTAGTTGTTGCATCAAACCTATTAGCAGATATTTTATCAGATCTCGGAAGTGCATTAGCAGGAAGCTTGGGAATTGCGGCAAGTGCAAATTTAAATCCAGATCGGAGATTTCCAAGTATGTTCGAGGCTGTTCATGGTTCCGCTCCAGATATTGCTGGAAAGGGCATAGCCAATCCAATCGGTGCTATTGGAAGTGCTGCTTTGATGTTAGACCACCTAGGCTTAAAGGAAGAGGCAGCCTTTGTTAATCAAGCCATTAAAGATGCAACCAAATCGGGATTTTTAACAGCAGATATAGGCGGAAGTACTTCAACGAAAGAAATGACAGACTCTATTTTAGAACAGCTATCAAATGTTTATGAAAAAGCTTAA
- a CDS encoding ketopantoate reductase family protein — MRIAILGAGSLGTIIGAMISKVGYSVDLVDVNQANVDELNQNGATVTGFLDTNIPVTAKHPNDLDETYDVVFLLTKQVFTENALSSMLPFLHEESAVCTLQNGVPEEYVAAIVGEYRTVGGAVGFGATWHGPGVSELTTELETMRKYAFDVGELNGEQTSRINKIKKILDSVGNCEISTNIQEVKWTKLLMNTTFSGMSAALGCTFGDVLNNSDAMICLANIADETIKVAHSHHLRLVTMQGKDFEFLELGSQNDIPEKLAFYHEVWDPHANLKASMLQDLENKKPTEINYINGHVVKKGKESGTPTSFNELVCRLVQDAEEKKNVPDFNTNIAEFRKLSRSMKTYSAET, encoded by the coding sequence GTGAGAATCGCAATATTAGGTGCAGGCTCTTTAGGAACAATTATTGGTGCGATGATATCAAAAGTGGGTTACAGTGTTGACCTGGTTGATGTCAATCAGGCAAACGTGGATGAATTAAATCAGAATGGAGCAACGGTTACAGGCTTTCTAGATACGAACATCCCAGTTACGGCAAAGCATCCAAATGACTTAGATGAAACTTATGATGTTGTTTTTCTGCTGACAAAACAAGTGTTTACCGAAAATGCTTTGTCCTCAATGCTCCCATTTCTCCATGAAGAAAGTGCCGTTTGTACGCTTCAGAATGGGGTTCCGGAAGAATATGTTGCAGCCATTGTCGGAGAATACAGAACGGTTGGTGGAGCTGTAGGGTTCGGGGCTACATGGCATGGTCCTGGCGTTTCAGAACTGACGACCGAACTTGAAACCATGCGGAAGTATGCCTTTGATGTCGGCGAGCTGAATGGGGAACAAACGAGTCGCATCAACAAGATTAAAAAAATACTTGATAGTGTCGGCAATTGCGAAATCTCGACAAACATACAGGAGGTTAAGTGGACGAAATTGTTGATGAATACAACATTCAGCGGTATGTCTGCTGCTCTTGGATGCACCTTTGGCGATGTCTTAAATAATTCAGACGCGATGATATGTTTAGCAAACATTGCTGATGAAACTATTAAAGTTGCTCATTCACATCACCTCCGCTTAGTCACAATGCAGGGGAAGGATTTTGAGTTCTTAGAGTTAGGGAGTCAAAACGATATCCCTGAAAAACTGGCATTCTATCATGAAGTCTGGGATCCTCATGCAAACTTGAAAGCAAGTATGTTACAGGATCTGGAAAATAAAAAGCCAACCGAAATTAACTATATAAACGGTCATGTTGTGAAAAAAGGAAAAGAGTCTGGAACACCAACCTCGTTTAATGAACTTGTTTGTCGGCTTGTTCAGGATGCAGAAGAAAAGAAAAATGTGCCTGATTTCAACACGAACATTGCTGAATTCCGGAAGCTTTCCAGGTCAATGAAAACCTATTCAGCTGAAACCTGA
- a CDS encoding acetyl-CoA C-acetyltransferase, with protein MKDVYILDGARTPFGSFGKSLRKVSATEMGRLTAVEAMKRSSVEPEEVDQVIYGNVIHSSTNAAYISRHIALHAGVAQKTPALTVNRLCGSGLQAVVSAAQSIRLNEGHTALVGGAENMSMAPHSDFTSRFAGVKLGNLRLEDMLQSALTDEYNGCGMGVTAENLSDKYGLTREGQDKYAYTSHQRASRAIESGRFSEEIVPVEIKTRKGVQVFDQDEHVKKDTTQEALAALKPTFKIEGSVTAGNASGINDGAASLMIASEDYIQSGSQKPLAKILSWGVAGVDPTIMGIGPAPSSKIALERAGLGIEDMDLVEINEAFAAQYLAVEKELGLNRDITNVNGGAIALGHPVGASGSRILMTLAYELKRRGLRYGLASLCIGGGQGIAMVIENQL; from the coding sequence ATGAAAGATGTTTACATTTTGGATGGGGCAAGAACCCCTTTTGGCAGTTTTGGAAAATCATTACGGAAGGTTTCTGCAACAGAAATGGGACGCCTCACCGCTGTCGAGGCCATGAAAAGGTCATCTGTAGAACCGGAGGAAGTTGATCAGGTTATTTACGGAAATGTCATTCATTCCAGTACAAACGCTGCATATATATCGAGGCATATTGCTCTTCATGCTGGTGTGGCACAAAAAACGCCTGCTTTAACAGTTAACAGACTTTGTGGATCCGGGCTTCAGGCAGTTGTCTCGGCTGCACAAAGCATACGGCTCAATGAGGGTCATACTGCGCTTGTTGGGGGCGCAGAAAATATGTCGATGGCACCGCATTCTGATTTCACAAGCCGTTTCGCCGGTGTTAAGTTAGGAAACTTAAGATTGGAAGACATGCTGCAAAGTGCTCTAACGGATGAGTACAATGGATGTGGGATGGGTGTTACAGCTGAAAACCTTTCAGATAAATATGGCCTAACACGCGAAGGGCAAGATAAATATGCCTATACCAGTCACCAACGTGCATCTCGTGCCATTGAATCCGGACGTTTCTCCGAAGAAATCGTTCCGGTCGAAATCAAAACACGAAAAGGTGTTCAGGTATTTGACCAGGATGAACATGTAAAAAAGGACACAACGCAGGAAGCGCTGGCTGCACTGAAGCCAACCTTCAAAATAGAAGGCTCTGTCACAGCTGGAAATGCGAGCGGAATTAATGATGGTGCTGCTTCCCTAATGATTGCAAGTGAAGACTATATCCAATCCGGATCGCAAAAGCCGCTTGCCAAAATTCTCTCCTGGGGAGTTGCCGGGGTGGATCCTACTATCATGGGGATTGGTCCTGCCCCATCTTCGAAAATTGCATTGGAACGTGCCGGGCTCGGAATAGAGGACATGGACCTTGTCGAGATTAATGAGGCATTTGCTGCACAATATCTCGCAGTTGAGAAAGAACTTGGTTTAAATCGTGATATTACAAATGTAAATGGTGGAGCAATTGCACTTGGCCATCCAGTTGGAGCAAGCGGATCAAGAATTCTTATGACACTTGCTTATGAATTGAAAAGACGCGGACTGCGTTATGGGCTAGCCAGCCTTTGCATCGGTGGCGGTCAAGGGATTGCGATGGTTATTGAAAATCAATTGTGA
- a CDS encoding SDR family NAD(P)-dependent oxidoreductase, which yields MKLSNQTALITGGCKGIGYATAIKFIKEGANVVIIDLDDKDVDDAVVGLQKYGNRIKGFAADVRIKLLSMLRFNLQRINSGHRYINQ from the coding sequence ATGAAATTATCTAATCAGACAGCTCTTATAACAGGTGGATGTAAGGGGATAGGCTATGCTACCGCAATTAAGTTTATAAAAGAAGGTGCTAACGTCGTTATTATTGATTTAGATGACAAAGATGTGGATGATGCTGTGGTTGGTTTGCAAAAGTATGGAAATCGGATAAAAGGATTTGCAGCAGATGTACGAATAAAACTTCTGTCGATGCTGCGGTTCAATTTACAAAGGATCAATTCGGGTCATCGATATATTAATCAATAA
- a CDS encoding SDR family oxidoreductase yields the protein MNEDQWDSVIDVNLKGVFMMTQAAALRMKDQERGVILNASSVVGLYGNFGQSNYVASKSGINGLTQTWARELGRYNIRVNSIAPGFVLTDMIKQMPEKVVNMMKEMSLLNDIGKPEDIANAYAFLASNEAGFITGTVLSVDGGLIP from the coding sequence ATGAATGAAGACCAGTGGGACAGTGTAATCGATGTCAATCTGAAAGGTGTCTTTATGATGACACAGGCTGCAGCACTGAGAATGAAAGACCAAGAGCGTGGTGTCATCTTAAACGCCTCTTCGGTGGTAGGCCTGTATGGAAATTTTGGTCAGTCAAACTATGTTGCTTCCAAGAGTGGAATTAACGGACTGACACAGACGTGGGCCAGAGAGCTTGGGCGTTACAATATCAGGGTCAATTCAATTGCGCCGGGTTTTGTGTTAACCGATATGATTAAACAAATGCCTGAGAAAGTCGTGAACATGATGAAAGAAATGTCTCTGTTAAATGATATCGGCAAGCCTGAGGACATTGCCAATGCTTACGCGTTTCTGGCTTCAAATGAAGCTGGTTTCATAACGGGAACAGTCCTGAGTGTGGATGGAGGGTTAATACCCTGA
- a CDS encoding GntR family transcriptional regulator, which produces MSSKNQINSESSSNYLKEDLLEIMHYIEETRLPQRAYQIIRTAIKNLKLAPGKTFLEREIAEMLGMSRTPMREALVRLQTEGMITLVPRRGFIINPIKEDDLKEIYEVTESLDGLAVELATNKITEDELQHLKELIVQQKECLSENNLYKWSLLDDQFHADIIKYANNIRLTNIIDIHSDQLYRARLYTINDRPVPYRSVTEHQAIIACMEAQNGEAARLAMQSHRRRALLEISKALEDVNF; this is translated from the coding sequence ATGTCAAGCAAAAATCAGATTAATTCAGAGAGCAGTTCCAATTATTTAAAAGAAGATTTATTGGAAATTATGCATTATATTGAAGAAACTCGATTACCACAACGAGCCTATCAAATTATTCGAACTGCCATTAAGAACTTAAAGCTTGCTCCTGGAAAAACATTTTTAGAACGCGAAATAGCGGAAATGTTAGGAATGAGTCGAACCCCGATGAGAGAGGCGTTAGTTCGTTTACAGACTGAAGGAATGATTACATTAGTGCCAAGACGAGGGTTTATTATTAATCCAATTAAGGAAGATGACCTGAAGGAAATTTATGAAGTCACGGAGAGTTTAGATGGTCTAGCAGTTGAGTTAGCAACAAATAAAATAACGGAAGATGAACTGCAACATTTAAAAGAGCTTATTGTGCAACAAAAAGAGTGTTTAAGCGAGAATAACCTGTATAAATGGTCATTATTAGATGATCAATTTCATGCAGATATTATTAAGTATGCTAATAATATCCGCTTAACTAATATTATTGATATTCATTCTGACCAACTTTATCGGGCGAGACTGTATACAATTAATGATAGACCCGTTCCATATCGCTCTGTCACCGAACATCAAGCGATTATAGCTTGCATGGAAGCACAAAACGGAGAAGCAGCGAGACTCGCGATGCAATCACACCGTAGACGTGCTTTGTTGGAGATTTCTAAGGCCTTAGAAGACGTTAATTTCTAG
- a CDS encoding sodium:solute symporter family protein — translation MWYIIVLCVYVLFIIWTSLRSLRQTESMSDFTTGGHRMGLFLGIGTTTATWVSVASVMGVPGYLYSNGVSAIIGWVGGWFLATSLIPVVAYKIRRPEQPARTFPEYIHLRFEPFNRTSHLRTIVGSIMFIGYFLFVHLQVVGFGIVFSTITGIDYKYAIFAFLIFLLFTSIGGFWSVAATDTLNTILIVIGVILGGGAVWAATGGLQNIMDALSVTTSPTNVGGKAIPEGSMMTPLGTFGFGALFGIFMSNAVGSIVSPHWVTRMLAPKNIKVAVLQIMGSVLVLTAIFIPLIIMGLGAKTLIPSLPADQTTDYIIPVIVQEYAPPIVGAMTLVALCAAAVSSANSMLLHCATSIYYDVYLNIFNEKKVNDKKFNMNLRIGMYFIAIVAVFSAIQPPWFLAMGYTYVYGGFGAVFFAVVILGLYWKRMNKAAAYVSMLAGFAVYIVAQIAGSSNAFLIALVASLVGVLLVVFYTKRPPVEAYEPYFNAEISQSTHNTIVNLQRSDANTTVDEEKIEKKDA, via the coding sequence ATGTGGTACATAATCGTCCTATGTGTCTATGTTCTTTTTATAATTTGGACGTCACTGAGAAGTTTAAGACAGACTGAATCGATGTCCGATTTTACGACCGGGGGCCATCGAATGGGATTGTTTCTGGGTATTGGCACGACAACCGCTACGTGGGTGAGTGTTGCTTCTGTCATGGGGGTGCCGGGTTATCTGTACAGTAATGGCGTTTCGGCTATTATCGGCTGGGTTGGCGGCTGGTTTTTAGCCACTTCGTTAATTCCGGTAGTGGCTTATAAAATCAGAAGGCCGGAGCAACCGGCGCGAACGTTTCCGGAATATATTCATCTTAGATTTGAGCCTTTCAATCGTACGAGTCATTTAAGAACTATTGTTGGAAGTATTATGTTTATTGGGTATTTTCTGTTTGTACATCTTCAAGTCGTGGGCTTTGGAATCGTGTTTTCTACGATCACAGGAATAGATTATAAGTATGCAATATTTGCGTTTTTAATTTTCCTTCTTTTCACAAGTATCGGAGGATTCTGGTCAGTTGCAGCAACAGATACGCTCAATACAATATTAATTGTTATTGGTGTCATTTTAGGTGGTGGAGCCGTTTGGGCAGCTACAGGCGGCTTGCAGAATATCATGGATGCTTTATCTGTTACGACCAGCCCTACAAATGTTGGGGGCAAAGCTATTCCAGAAGGGTCAATGATGACGCCCCTGGGGACATTTGGTTTTGGGGCATTATTTGGTATTTTCATGTCAAATGCTGTTGGGTCAATCGTTTCGCCACATTGGGTGACACGAATGTTAGCCCCAAAAAATATAAAAGTAGCCGTGCTGCAGATAATGGGATCGGTGCTTGTATTGACTGCAATATTTATACCTCTGATTATTATGGGGCTTGGCGCAAAAACATTAATTCCGAGTCTGCCGGCTGACCAAACAACAGATTACATTATTCCAGTCATTGTACAGGAATACGCCCCTCCGATAGTAGGAGCGATGACACTGGTTGCATTGTGCGCGGCTGCTGTTTCTTCAGCGAATTCAATGCTGTTGCACTGTGCGACATCCATATACTATGACGTTTATTTAAATATTTTTAACGAGAAGAAGGTTAATGATAAAAAGTTTAATATGAATCTGAGAATTGGCATGTATTTCATCGCTATAGTAGCGGTTTTTAGTGCCATTCAGCCACCTTGGTTCCTGGCTATGGGCTACACCTACGTGTATGGCGGTTTCGGTGCTGTGTTCTTTGCTGTTGTTATACTGGGCTTATATTGGAAACGCATGAACAAGGCTGCAGCCTATGTTTCCATGCTTGCTGGGTTTGCAGTTTATATAGTTGCGCAAATCGCTGGTTCCTCAAATGCTTTTCTGATAGCTCTCGTAGCATCTTTAGTGGGTGTATTACTGGTTGTATTCTATACGAAAAGACCACCTGTTGAAGCATACGAGCCATATTTTAATGCTGAAATAAGCCAGTCGACCCATAATACGATCGTCAATTTACAGAGGAGCGATGCAAATACAACTGTGGATGAGGAAAAGATCGAGAAAAAAGATGCGTAA
- a CDS encoding 3-keto-5-aminohexanoate cleavage protein has translation MEKLIITVATTGAITTKENTQYIPLTPEEIADEVFKAYKAGASIAHIHVRDDNGKPTMDIHKFRETVDLIKAKCDIVINLTSSGGLYLKEEDRLKVCELSPELASLDAGSINFGNDVFENSPPFLEKLSQQMNKYNVKPEIEIFDSGMINNALMLEKKGLIQPPFHFQFVLGVPGGMTATPKNLLHLIESIPEGSTWSTIGIGKHQLTMNTIAMVMGGHVRVGMEDNVYYKKGELATSNAQFVERIVRLANEFDRKVATPSEARQILGLKQPVH, from the coding sequence ATGGAAAAACTAATTATCACTGTTGCAACTACTGGAGCTATTACAACGAAAGAAAACACTCAATATATACCACTAACACCAGAGGAGATTGCTGATGAGGTGTTCAAAGCGTATAAAGCCGGTGCTTCTATCGCTCATATTCATGTCAGAGATGACAATGGTAAGCCAACCATGGATATTCATAAATTCCGTGAGACCGTTGATCTGATTAAGGCAAAATGTGATATTGTCATTAATTTAACTTCTTCAGGTGGACTCTATCTTAAAGAAGAAGATCGATTAAAGGTTTGTGAATTAAGTCCGGAATTAGCGTCGCTAGATGCTGGATCCATTAATTTTGGAAATGATGTCTTTGAGAATTCACCGCCGTTTCTGGAGAAGCTGTCGCAGCAAATGAATAAATACAATGTAAAACCGGAAATTGAAATCTTTGATTCAGGCATGATAAACAATGCGTTGATGCTTGAGAAAAAAGGTCTTATTCAACCGCCATTCCATTTTCAGTTTGTTTTGGGTGTACCTGGGGGTATGACAGCAACACCTAAAAATCTCCTGCATTTAATCGAAAGTATACCAGAGGGTTCCACATGGTCCACCATCGGTATCGGAAAACATCAATTGACCATGAATACAATCGCTATGGTCATGGGTGGCCATGTCCGTGTCGGTATGGAAGACAATGTGTATTACAAAAAAGGCGAATTGGCAACATCCAATGCTCAGTTTGTTGAAAGGATTGTACGGCTGGCGAATGAATTTGATCGGAAAGTTGCAACTCCATCTGAAGCACGCCAAATTCTCGGATTGAAACAACCTGTTCATTAA